From the genome of Brassica oleracea var. oleracea cultivar TO1000 chromosome C4, BOL, whole genome shotgun sequence:
ATATCAAACACGTGGGCTTCCACCAAGATTACTGTCATCCTTGTCCAAATTAAAAGAAATCCAAATACACATTTAGAAACACAACAAAAAAAATGATTATCAGATATAGTGTGTTATTAAACCAATACTTGTTTGCTCAAAAAAAAAAAAAAAAACCAATACTTTTGTTTATTCTCGCTCTTTTGCAAAGTTTAAGCTAGCTCTAATCACCATTAATGACGATGAACCCATTAACTTTCTAAAGCTAATCAAATAATTCTTCAAAAACCTGACCCACCTTATATTGAGTTCAAGTTTAAGTGGTGGTCCATGGAAGAAACTATTATTTTCGAATATATCTGAATTTATATATGTTATTCAAACTGAATAATACATTATTTATATTTAGTTCCCAATTTTTTATCATGTGTTTAAGTAAAATAAAAAAACAAACTTGGCCCACAGTCCACAGTTGTGCCCTCTTTACCAAAACAGAAACCCTAACACTAACTCTCTCTCTTGCATATATAAAAACAAACCTCTTCCACTCTCTACTCATAATATCTCTAATCACTGAAACATAATACACACAAAATAAGCATTAAAAATGGCAGCTAATTTAGCCTTATGCGACAGTGATGTAGAAGAAGATTACATAGACATGGAAGTAACTTCTTTCACAAGCCTCGTACACAAAACTCTCACCAACAACAACAACCCTAGAGAGTTCGAGTTCCAAATGTCTCATCGTGGTCCTCTCCAGATAGACAAAACCACTTCTCCTGCAGACGAACTCTTCTACAAAGGCAAGCTTCTCCCACTCCACTTACCTCCACGTCTCCAAATGGTCCAGAACCTTCTAGAAGATCACACCTTTGATGACGATTTCTACAGCACACCTTTAGCCACTCCGGTGACTAGCAACACTCCTTTCGAGTCTTGCACCGTCTCTCCGGCAGAGTCTTGTCAAGTGAGTAAAGAGCTTAACCCTGAAGACTATTTCCCCGAATATTCAGATTCCGTGGAGGAGAAGAAATCTTGGGGCAAGAAACTGAAGTTGATCAAGCAGTTAAGTTTTGGAACGAAGATTAAAGCTTCGAGAGCTTATCTAAGATCCTTCTTTGGAAAATCAAGTTGTTCTGATGAGTCGAGAGTTGCTGATGAAGGATCTGTGTTGAGGTATTCGCGAGTGCAGCCTCCTTTTGGACAAATCAAAACAGAGAAACCAAAGAAACAGAGTAATGGTTCTGTTTCTGGGAGCCATAGGAGATCTTTTTCGGTTTCTATGAGGAGACAACCTGCGAAGAGTTCGAACAACAAATCATCGAGTAGTTTGGGGTTTCGTCCGTTGCAGTTTTTGAAGAGAAGCACGAGTTCGAGCTCAGAGATGGAGAATTCTGTTCAAGGAGCTATCTTGCATTGCAAGCAATCTCAGCAACAGAAGCAGTATAGTGTCAATGAGGTTGGATTCTGTTCGTTGTCAGCTTCAAGAATCGTAGCGAATGATGATCAAGAACGGGTTCAGCTCTTTAGGGGCTAACTAAAGAATTAAATTTGACATCAAGAAGATGTGACGATAATAAGAGTTAGAGTGATAGTGAGAAGCGAGAACACTAGAGCGTAGATTCCTGTCATCTTCTGATTTTTATTCTTATTTTGCTTCTTTCATGTTATTTAAAGAAATTTCATAAATTCATATTGCCATTACGTGTCAAAAGAAAGAAGATATGATTAGAAATCTTTTCTATTAGATATTTAGATTCAACTCAAGTTACTAGTGTTTGAGGTTTTAGATTCAAATGAAGTACGGTCTGAATGTAAACTAATGCAAATGTCTACTATAAACCGAGAGTGTTTTTTGTTTGAGCTTTTAAACCGAGAGTATTTAAGACTATTTTATCTTTTAAATGGTAACTGTATATATACATATACAAAACCTTCTACAAAATAAATACAGTATTGTGTTTGTTAAACTTAATTTATTTCATATGGTTTTCCAGATCATCAACAATTTAATATACTGACTAAAAAATATCAATACATCTGAAGTTGATTAAGTTTACACCGCATGCACATTCACAAATTAATAATTATTTTTATTCTTATACAATTTGCAGTTCAAAATTTTTAATTTTGTTTTAAAAGTTTACCATACAAATGATTTAGTTTTATGATTAATAAATGCGTCTAGCTTGAAATTTTTTAGCTAAGTACAGTCACTTTGGTAAAATCACCAAAGTAGTAATTTACATAAGAGAAAATACATAATTTACAAGAGACAATAGACAATTATCAGAGATTGATTGAGCGACTGAAGTGATGATTCCATAAACACGAATTTTCAGAGTCAGACCGTCGTTATCACCGTAGAAAGATTCACTTCTTAAAGTTGAAAAGGAGGATATATCGGAAAACATGGATCCATGCTTTCAGAAAGCTGATCGCTACTTCGCTCCATAATTTGTTTAAATAAGTAAGTCTAGTTTGTGTAAAGAAACCATTATGCAAGTATATATATATATATATGTATAAAAATATAAAATCATCATTACGAGACAATGACAACAGCAATGTAGAGGTGGTTAGGTCGAGTTCCGAAGTCTAGTAAACCCTTTTTAAAACCATCTATTAGTGTTAAGTTTCCTTCATAGCGTCCTCTCATTATGACAAGTTCCATCTTCTACACATACCCAATAATCTGTTTAAGTAAACCCATCTGTTAAACCATCTACTCCCTTTCGTTCCTAAAAAAATTATATTCTACAGAAAAATTTTGTTTCAAAAAGATACATTTATATTTTCAATGTAATTTTTGTCAACTAATAATGAGAAATTGTGAAGTTCAAGAACATTAATTGCATTTCTTAAAATCTCACTTTAAAAATATATGAAATATAAGATTACAAAAAAATATAGAAAATATAAGATTACAAAAAACTATGTATTTATAGCTAAATTTTAATATATTTTATTAAAAAATGTGAAAATTCTAAAACATGATTTTTTAGACATGGATGAAGTATTAAACATATTATTGAGTATGCCTCTTAGAAGAATTAAGGTTAACCTATGGAAACTATGGTAGCATAATTAAATATTCAAATCTAAAAGGCAATTTAGAAAGGAGGACGGGAGGGACAATAGAACCCAAAGATGTGGGCTGCTTTTTTTTTAACGTTGGATCCATTCAAATAAGGTTGAGAAAGACTCAAACCAAAGACGGTCACAACGAGAAAACAAGGGTTCAAATGAATAAAAGGAGAATGCCATAAACTAGATAACCGAAATAGAAAAAGAAAAGAAAAAGAAAATCCACCAATAGGCGGTAAAGCAGGACTGAGCTTTCCACAAAGATCAGAAGCTCCTTAATGTTGAGGCACATCAGCTTCTTGACTCAACATAGCTTGCAACCAAGAAGGAGCTCCTGAAGCCACATAGGATTGATAACGGTGTTTCTTAGTGACACTTGTAGCGATTAGAGAGGCAACTTTGTTGTTATCAGGAACCACATGTTCCACTCTCCAATCTACAAAACCCTTCAAGCTATTTAAGATTGCAGTTATCAACTCTCTGTGAGGAGAATTAGCTACAGGGTGGAGGAAAGCATCTCGGAGACAATATGAGGAAGTTTCAAAGATGATCTTGTCCATACGCAGACTTCGTAGATCATTGATAGACCATAAAAGCGATATCAGAGCAGCAGTTAGAGGATCTTGAGCATTAGAGAAAGCTCTTCTACTATGTATAAGGGCCACCCCATTATTATCACGAGCAATCCATGCCCCTCCACTCTTACTTGACCGACTGACCCATGATGCTGCTACATTACATTTAGTCCAACCACACAGAGGTTTTGACCATCCAGACGAGCTTGGCGGTATTAACCAAGCTCGAGCCGCCTCAACATTTGAAAGTTTCTGCAGGTTTAGCCAGATCTCCGCTTCCATAATGGCTTTCTCCAGTATATTGGAAGGGTCCAGTCTAGTAAATTCAAAGCAGAAAGCGTTCCTAGCCTTCCATATGTGCCATAAAACCCAAGGAAAGAACAACCCTGCTTCAGGTAGTAGAGATACCTTCTTGCTACATTTAACGAGATGAAATATATTCAAGAAGACTGAGTTGGACCAAGACCCCGATGGAGGCAAATGAATAGCAGAGAGAGACCAAACTGCTTGACCAAAGCGACATTTGAAGAGCACATGGTTGATATCTTCACGTCCATTACCACAAGAAGGGCATGTGGGATCAATTTGGATGCCTCTTGAACACAATCTATCTTTTACCGCCAAAGCTCCGGAAAGTGATCGCCAAATGAAGTGCCGTAATTTTGTAGTAGTCTTTGCTCTCCAAATAGACGTCCTTAGTTGCTTTTCAATCGGAGGAACAGGAACAGCGAGGGGAGAGTTCAAACCTTCTATAGCTTCAAGTAATGCATACCCACTTTTCGAACTATAAACTCCATTCTTCGTAAATCCCCAAACCACACTATCAGAAAGAGCTATCAGAGGTTTAATTCTCAAGATGATCTTTGCGTCTCTCTGATCAAAAGTTTGCAAAACTAACTCCCGGTTCCAGATACCACTCTGAGGGTCTATCAAGTCCTCAACTGTGAGCGCAAGATCAATAATAGAGTCAGGCCTGTAGTTAGGAGTTCGAGGTACTGAATCAATAATCCATTTGTCCCACCACACCTTCGTAGAAGCTCCATTACCAATCTTTGTCACAAGTCCTTGCTGCCGCAGCTCACGCCCATGAAGTATACTGCGCCAGGCAAATGAGGGTCTAGATCCAACTGAACTCTCCATGAAGGTGCTGTTACAAAAGTAGCGCTGCTTAAGGACTTGCGCGACTAGTGAATCTGGATTTTCTAAGATTCTAGCAGCTTGTTTAGCAAGTAAGGACTGGTTGAACTTCTCCAGATCCTTAAAACCCAAACCTCCCTGATCTTTAAACCTACACAACTTCTGCCAAGCTACCCATGCAATCTTCTTCCTATTGGTTCCACTACTCCACCAGAACTCGATCATA
Proteins encoded in this window:
- the LOC106341271 gene encoding probable membrane-associated kinase regulator 4, whose translation is MAANLALCDSDVEEDYIDMEVTSFTSLVHKTLTNNNNPREFEFQMSHRGPLQIDKTTSPADELFYKGKLLPLHLPPRLQMVQNLLEDHTFDDDFYSTPLATPVTSNTPFESCTVSPAESCQVSKELNPEDYFPEYSDSVEEKKSWGKKLKLIKQLSFGTKIKASRAYLRSFFGKSSCSDESRVADEGSVLRYSRVQPPFGQIKTEKPKKQSNGSVSGSHRRSFSVSMRRQPAKSSNNKSSSSLGFRPLQFLKRSTSSSSEMENSVQGAILHCKQSQQQKQYSVNEVGFCSLSASRIVANDDQERVQLFRG